From Rhinopithecus roxellana isolate Shanxi Qingling chromosome 17, ASM756505v1, whole genome shotgun sequence, one genomic window encodes:
- the TSPYL6 gene encoding testis-specific Y-encoded-like protein 6 — protein sequence MSLLESPQRPTTLDHDPEDPHQGQRSREKSKATQVMADVFEGRLEPVVLPPPRLPEEGVPPQDPADSGHTFHILVDGSRSHGAIKAGQEVTLLPTEGLEAASVSLTTDGSLKNGFPGEETRGLDGEKAVETCGAGRSASEVIAEEKAEDVKPEECAMLSAPVDEKPGGEEMDMAEENRAIDEVNRDVGPGPLNMGVHLNPLESIQLELDSVNAEADRALLQVERRFGQMHEYYLEQRNDIIRNIPGFWVTAFRHHPQLSAMIRRQDAEMLSYLTSLEVKELRYPRTGCKFKFFFGRNPYFRNKLIAKVYEVRSFGQVVSFSTLIMWRQGHGPQSFIHRNRHVICSFFTWFSDHSLPESDRIAQIIKEDLWPNPLQYYLLDEDAHRARRRPMREPVEIPRPFGFQSG from the coding sequence ATGAGCCTCCTGGAGAGTCCTCAGAGGCCTACTACTCTCGACCATGACCCGGAAGACCCGCACCAGGGCCAGAGGTCCCGAGAGAAGAGCAAGGCAACACAGGTAATGGCAGATGTGTTTGAGGGCCGCTTGGAGCCAGTCGTGCTCCCACCGCCCCGGCTTCCAGAGGAGGGGGTCCCGCCCCAGGATCCCGCAGATAGCGGCCATACTTTCCACATCTTGGTCGATGGGAGTCGCAGTCATGGAGCCATCAAAGCGGGACAGGAAGTGACTCTACTACCCACGGAGGGCCTAGAAGCAGCCTCTGTCTCGCTGACAACTGACGGCAGCCTCAAAAATGGCTTTCCGGGTGAAGAGACGCGCGGCCTAGATGGGGAGAAGGCTGTAGAAACCTGTGGTGCAGGGAGGTCGGCGTCTGAAGTGATTGCAGAGGAGAAGGCCGAGGACGTGAAGCCTGAGGAGTGTGCCATGCTCTCAGCCCCAGTGGATGAGAAACCAGGAGGCGAGGAAATGGACATGGCGGAAGAAAACAGAGCAATAGATGAGGTAAACAGGGATGTAGGGCCTGGGCCCCTGAACATGGGTGTCCACCTGAATCCCCTGGAGTCCATCCAGCTGGAACTGGACTCCGTGAATGCCGAGGCTGACAGGGCCCTCCTGCAGGTGGAGCGCAGGTTTGGGCAGATGCATGAATACTACCTGGAGCAGAGGAATGACATCATTCGCAATATCCCGGGCTTCTGGGTCACTGCTTTCCGCCACCACCCACAGCTGTCTGCCATGATTAGACGCCAAGATGCCGAGATGTTAAGCTACTTAACCAGTTTGGAAGTGAAGGAGCTCAGATACCCTAGGACAGGCTGCAAGTTTAAGTTCTTCTTTGGAAGAAACCCTTACTTCAGAAACAAGCTGATCGCCAAGGTCTATGAGGTCAGATCCTTCGGCCAAGTGGTGTCTTTTTCCACTCTAATCATGTGGCGCCAGGGCCATGGACCCCAGTCCTTCATTCATAGGAACCGACATGTCatctgcagcttcttcacctgGTTTTCAGACCACAGCCTTCCAGAGTCCGACAGGATTGCTCAGATTATTAAAGAGGACCTCTGGCCAAATCCACTGCAGTACTACCTGTTGGATGAAGACGCCCATAGAGCTAGACGTCGCCCAATGAGGGAGCCAGTGGAGATCCCCAGGCCCTTTGGGTTCCAGTCTGGTTAA